Within bacterium, the genomic segment ACGCGATATTCCCGAGGGCTACCTGACTCGTTTGAGCGAATCGCTGAACGAGGTAGAGAAGCTGACGAGCGATTTCGACAAGGTCGTCACTTCGAATCGCATCTTCGTCGACCGTTTTCGCAACACGGGAACGCTTTCGAAGGAGCGTTTGATCGAGATGGCCGTTACCGGACCGCTGTTGCGAGCAGCCGGAGTTCCTCTCGATCTGCGAAAAGCCCAGCCTTACCTCACCTACGACGAGATCGATTTCGATGTGCCCGTCGGAGCGATCGGCGACAATTTCGATCGCTTCCTGGTCTGCCAGGAGGAGATCAATCAGAGCATTCGCATCATCCGGCAGTGCATTCCCGTGCTCGAAAAGACCCAGGGCGATCCGGTCAACATCGACGATCCAAGAGTGCGCTGGCCTGCCAAGGATCGGGTGTTTGGCCGCATGGAAGAGTTGATCCAGCAATTCAAGGGCGTTACCGAGGGGCCCCGAGTTCCGGAGGGTGAGGCCTACGCGGCGGTCGAATCGGCCAATGGCGAACTGGGCTTCTACGTCGTGTCCGACGGCACTGGAAAGCCGTACAAGGTGCGCTGCCGGCCACCGAGTTTCGTCAACGTCGCTCCGATGAAGGAGATGTTGATTGGCGGAATGCTGGCCGACATCGTGCCGACCTTCGACATGATCAACATGATCGGGGGTGAGTGTGACCGCTGAGGAGCTGACCCATCCGCAGGCGCGCGAGCGTTGGGGCGACGTCCACGAGTGGGAAGGGAGCGTCAACGATCCGCGCATCCACGAGGAGCACGGTATTCGCTTCAATGAGAAGTGGGTCTACCTGCTCGCCGATGGTCGCAGGCGAATCGTGTACTGGCACCGCTATGACTGTCGGGGTGTTCTGATCGAATCCCCAGACGGCGCGGTTCAACCGGAGCAGCTCTGAACGATCCGCCGCCGTTGCGGCCGCTGGGTCTGGTTCTACGGAGCACGGGTCGATTCTGGCACCAGGGTGTCGAGGTGACGAACGCGAGGCTGCACCGCGCCTTCCTTCGCGGGGTCCGCTGGGCGGAACCGGAGGGCACCTTCATCGTCCAGATCGGACATTTTCGCGGCTGGCTCGATGTCGAGGACGTGGCCTTCTGGGTGACCAGCTATGACGAGGCTTCGGGCGAGGTCGAATTGAGCGACGGTAGCTGTGAGGTGCTGGACGCTGAAAGCTTGTCCGTGGACGCCGACGAGGTGCTGCGTTGCAACGTGAAGCAGCGCTTTTCAGCGCGCATGACCCGCACCGCCCAGGGGCATCTGCTGAACAGCGTCGAAGTCCAGGAAGGTCGCGCCGTCGTGGTGCGTGCGGCTGCGAAACGCCTTAGAGCTCCCGGTCTGGACGGGCTGGCTTGAAGCCGCTGGCTGCCTACCGTATAAGCTATGCCTCGTTGCGGTTCGAAATCCGCCAACGGCGCCGTAGCCAAGTGGTAAGGCACGGGCCTGCAAAGCCCTGATCCCCGGTTCAAATCCGGGCGGCGCCTCCAACCTTCTTCCGGGCCCATTTTTCGGGGTGGATGACACCACGAGGCTTTCTCGCTCTGGCGCCCCCGCTATAGTTTCGTCTTCCGTGCCCGGATGGTGGAATAGGCAGACACAGGGGACTCAAGGATTGGGTCTCCCGCGCGGCAACGCGCGGGTAATAAACCGGGTGAATTCAGGGAAGCCTAAAGTCGCGCTTGCGCCGCTGGCGTGGTCGGCCATGGTAATCCTGAGCCAAGTCGCGGAGGGCGAAGGTTCCGCGGAAGGTGCAGAGACTAGCGGGGTGAGTCCCAACAATAACCCCCGCCGAAGAGCGCCCGGCACCCCACGTGGGTGATGAGATAGTCCATGCCGGCGGGAAACCGTCGGAAAAGCAGTAAAATCCTTTGGAGTGAAAGCTCCGTGCGGGTTCGAATCCCGCTCCGGGTACCACCGATGAGAGGCCTTTTGGGTCTCTATCGCGGAAAAACGAACGACTGGCGGACGGTTTCTTCGGGCGTCTGCTCGAGAAGTTCGGTCAGGGTGTCGCGATCGAGGATCGTGGTCCGCTGATACGACATCTCCGGGAGTTCGAGTTCCAGTCGGTAGAGTTCGCAGGGGCCCTTGAGGATCTGCCGAACTCGGGCGCGACCGCCTTCGTCAACGTCTCTTTGAATCGACGAGATGATCGCTCGGATGCGACGTTCGCGTTTGCGAACAGGATCGGGGTAGATGTCCAGAGTGCGCCGATGGCGCATGACGCGGAAATTCCCCGCTGTTCTGTTCGTCGACATCTCAGTTCTACCTGTCCGGCATGCTATCCGACGGCTTCGGGGCTAGCAACTGCGTCCGGTGCGGTCTGCAGGAGCTGTCCGATGCTTCGATCGTAGGTTTCCAGTCCGATGGGTGAGCCTCCGAGAAGCTGAATTCCGACGATTGCGATCGCCCGCGCACCGTGCTCACCTTTGAGGTATTCGGGACGCGTCCAGCAGACTCGCCCAACCATGTCCGCCATCGTATTCTCGCCGGGTAGCTTCAATTCGAGTAGCAGTCGCGTTCCGATCGCGGGCGCTCGCTCGCATTGCAGGCAGATACCCCGACGCGACACGTTGAGCACGACTTCTTCTTCACTCGTTTCAAAGAAGACGGTTCCAGATGCGGCATCGCGAACGGGATCAATCGTGCTGAAGTGCGCAGCGATCGAGACCTCTTTGTTCGTGTGGACGCGTTGCTCAGGAGCAATCTGTCTGGTTGCGATGGCGTCATTTGAAATGCGCGGAGATTCTGGAAGTTCGATGCGACGCCACTCTGCGTTTCCGCCGATCTCGATCGGACCGATGATCGGTGTCGCGTTGTCGCCAGAGTGGGTTTGCTTCGAATTCTTCATTTCGCCTCCGCTGCGTCCATGCGAGATACTTCGGAGTGGTCTTCGGACGTCTTGAGACACTCCGCACAACGGAACCCTTGCTGAGTTCGCGTGTGCTGGTGCGCAGGCGTTCAAGCGGTGGACTCAAAGACCCGGCTGGAGCTTCCTGTCGCCCCTGGGTCTGGCTGTCCCCGCCGATACCTTCCGGAAAGTCTCGCACCGGTCTGCGATCAGCCCCTGAGCCCCCAGAGCCGGGCGAAGTCGCGGCCTTTGTCGCGCGTTTCCTGGAGTTCGTGGTC encodes:
- a CDS encoding NADH-quinone oxidoreductase subunit D, translating into MGPSHPATHGTVKILLEIDGEEIVDMDVMVGYLHRGFEKECESGTWYQAIPYTDRLNYNSAILANLAYCMAVEKLLDCEMTPRCQWMRVMAGELSRVGDHLTRVGAACLELGAMTPFLYGIEARELIWDLQEGLCGARVTSNYVRIGGMQRDIPEGYLTRLSESLNEVEKLTSDFDKVVTSNRIFVDRFRNTGTLSKERLIEMAVTGPLLRAAGVPLDLRKAQPYLTYDEIDFDVPVGAIGDNFDRFLVCQEEINQSIRIIRQCIPVLEKTQGDPVNIDDPRVRWPAKDRVFGRMEELIQQFKGVTEGPRVPEGEAYAAVESANGELGFYVVSDGTGKPYKVRCRPPSFVNVAPMKEMLIGGMLADIVPTFDMINMIGGECDR